A DNA window from Luteolibacter luteus contains the following coding sequences:
- a CDS encoding molybdopterin oxidoreductase family protein, with amino-acid sequence MKQHSGPLTADLVLEPGQFGLGKVPKRLKPAFTTTSICGYCATGCQLKLHLDEEGRAINLSPQAGYPVNLGMACPKGWQALDPLDSADRATVPLLRDPDGKMVPVSWAEALETFTTRMKAIKEQHGRDAVAFLSTGQIPFEEMSLLGCLFKFGMGFLHGDANTRQCMATAVTAYKQSFGFDAPPYTYADFEESDVLVFIGSNLCIAHPILWQRVMRNKRNPKIIVIDPRATETAQAATQHIALKPKGDLALLYALAHCIIRDGRTDAESIARTEGFEELAAFLQDYSPAAVAERTGMSVEEIEALAHTVSEPGKRVSWWWTMGVNQSYEGVRTAQAMINLALITGNIGKPGTGANSITGQCNAMGSRLFSNTTSLTGGHEFAYAEHREKVAAGLGIPVESIPSEASMAYDQILAAAEEGKIKGLWIIATNPFHSWIDSGRLEALREKLEFLVVQDMYHSTESARAADLVLPAAGWGEKDGCFINSERRIGTLKKVRQAPGIALSDFRILRLIANAWGCGEMFAKWTDPEAAFRLLRDLTKDRPCDITGIEGYEMIDRMGGIQWPFPADRGEDRPAPGEERRLFSDGIYYTPSGKAKLLFSPPAELPEDTDSAYPYLLLTGRGTSSQWHTQSRTGKSDILRKLYPQEAYIEVNPADAARLGLKEHDPVQVSSRRGEMQAFVYLAPTVKPGQLFLPMHYPEVNRLTHPSFDPHSRQPNYKACAVALKKVRPHG; translated from the coding sequence TTGAAACAGCACAGCGGTCCGCTGACGGCGGATCTGGTGCTGGAGCCCGGCCAATTCGGTCTCGGCAAGGTGCCAAAGCGCCTGAAACCGGCCTTCACGACCACCTCGATCTGCGGCTACTGCGCCACCGGCTGCCAACTGAAGCTGCATCTCGACGAGGAGGGTCGCGCGATCAATCTAAGCCCCCAAGCTGGCTACCCCGTGAATCTGGGCATGGCCTGCCCGAAGGGCTGGCAGGCGCTCGATCCGCTCGACTCGGCGGATCGGGCGACCGTGCCCTTGCTCCGCGATCCCGACGGAAAGATGGTGCCGGTGAGCTGGGCGGAAGCGCTCGAAACCTTCACCACCCGCATGAAGGCCATCAAGGAACAGCACGGGCGGGATGCCGTGGCCTTCCTCTCGACCGGACAGATCCCCTTTGAGGAGATGTCCCTCCTCGGCTGCCTCTTCAAATTCGGCATGGGCTTCCTCCACGGTGATGCGAATACGCGCCAGTGCATGGCCACCGCGGTGACCGCCTACAAGCAGTCCTTCGGCTTCGATGCACCGCCCTACACCTATGCCGATTTCGAAGAGAGCGACGTCTTGGTCTTCATCGGATCCAATCTCTGCATCGCCCACCCCATCCTCTGGCAGCGCGTCATGAGGAATAAGCGGAACCCGAAGATCATCGTGATCGATCCGCGGGCGACCGAGACCGCACAAGCAGCCACCCAGCACATCGCCTTGAAGCCGAAGGGCGACTTGGCCCTGCTCTACGCCTTGGCCCACTGCATCATCCGGGATGGACGGACCGATGCGGAATCCATCGCGCGGACCGAGGGATTCGAAGAACTGGCCGCTTTCCTGCAGGACTACTCCCCCGCCGCAGTCGCGGAAAGAACCGGTATGAGCGTCGAGGAAATCGAAGCTCTCGCCCACACCGTTTCCGAGCCGGGCAAGCGGGTCTCCTGGTGGTGGACCATGGGCGTGAACCAGTCCTACGAGGGCGTGCGCACCGCTCAGGCGATGATCAATCTGGCACTTATCACCGGAAACATCGGCAAGCCCGGCACCGGCGCAAACTCGATCACCGGCCAGTGCAACGCGATGGGCTCGCGGCTGTTTTCCAATACCACATCCCTCACCGGCGGCCACGAGTTCGCCTATGCGGAGCACCGCGAAAAGGTGGCCGCAGGACTGGGCATCCCGGTGGAGAGCATCCCTTCCGAAGCCTCGATGGCTTACGACCAGATCCTGGCCGCAGCCGAGGAAGGCAAGATCAAGGGACTGTGGATCATCGCCACGAATCCCTTCCACTCATGGATCGATAGCGGCCGCCTCGAAGCGCTCCGGGAGAAGCTGGAATTCCTGGTGGTGCAGGACATGTACCACTCCACTGAGAGCGCCCGCGCCGCGGATCTCGTCCTGCCAGCCGCAGGCTGGGGCGAGAAAGACGGCTGCTTCATCAATTCCGAACGGCGGATCGGCACGCTCAAGAAAGTGCGCCAAGCCCCCGGCATCGCTCTTTCCGACTTCCGCATCCTGCGGCTGATCGCGAATGCATGGGGCTGCGGCGAGATGTTCGCGAAGTGGACCGATCCGGAGGCTGCTTTCCGCTTGCTGCGGGACCTGACGAAGGACCGCCCCTGCGACATCACCGGCATCGAGGGATACGAGATGATCGACCGCATGGGCGGGATCCAGTGGCCCTTCCCCGCAGATCGCGGCGAGGACCGCCCTGCCCCCGGAGAAGAGCGCCGCCTCTTTTCGGACGGAATCTACTATACTCCTAGTGGCAAGGCGAAGCTTCTCTTCTCCCCTCCGGCCGAGCTTCCAGAAGACACGGATTCCGCCTACCCCTACCTCCTGCTGACCGGCCGGGGCACCAGCAGCCAGTGGCACACCCAGAGCCGCACCGGGAAGTCCGATATCCTGCGGAAGCTCTACCCTCAGGAAGCCTACATCGAGGTCAATCCAGCGGACGCTGCCCGCCTCGGCCTGAAGGAACACGATCCCGTGCAGGTGAGCTCCCGCCGCGGGGAAATGCAGGCCTTCGTTTACCTCGCGCCTACGGTGAAACCGGGGCAGCTTTTCTTGCCAATGCACTACCCGGAGGTCAACCGCCTCACCCATCCGTCTTTCGATCCGCACTCGCGCCAGCCGAACTACAAGGCCTGCGCGGTAGCATTGAAGAAAGTGCGCCCCCATGGTTGA
- a CDS encoding MOSC domain-containing protein: MKVVVHELFTSPGHNYFGHHGQEPGEHAFVEHDSVELVAGKGIPGDRFFGWKEDYKGQVTFIDLSTIDVVREHAQNPDLESSAFRRNVVISGVDLNKLVGKVFRLGDTLLEGTQKCAPCYWMDEACGKKGTEKVMFNRGGLRCRILESGVLRKGGTELEEMSVAEK; the protein is encoded by the coding sequence ATGAAGGTCGTCGTCCACGAGCTCTTCACTTCGCCCGGCCACAATTACTTCGGCCATCACGGGCAGGAGCCGGGCGAGCATGCCTTTGTGGAGCACGATTCAGTCGAACTGGTCGCCGGAAAAGGAATCCCCGGAGATCGCTTCTTCGGCTGGAAGGAGGACTACAAGGGCCAGGTCACCTTCATCGACCTCAGCACCATCGACGTGGTGCGTGAGCACGCCCAAAATCCCGATCTGGAGTCCTCGGCCTTCCGCCGGAATGTCGTCATCTCCGGGGTGGATCTGAACAAGCTGGTCGGAAAAGTTTTCCGCCTAGGTGACACCTTGCTGGAGGGCACCCAGAAGTGCGCCCCCTGCTACTGGATGGATGAAGCCTGCGGGAAAAAGGGCACCGAGAAAGTAATGTTCAACCGCGGCGGCCTCCGCTGCCGGATTCTCGAAAGCGGAGTGCTCCGGAAGGGTGGAACGGAGTTGGAAGAAATGAGCGTGGCGGAGAAGTAG
- a CDS encoding acyltransferase family protein, with amino-acid sequence MTASGNPAPRLRSLDALRGFDMLWIVGLAELVHALAKVLGYGWLFSLSFQLEHPPWEGLRAYDLIFPLFMFASGMSVPYALSPKLERGETRSKLLLGVWRRALLLVLLGIIYNGGLQLDFGKQRFASVLGQIGLAYGIAASIFLFTRTWKARAICCGLILAGIAALQLLFPVPGHGAGVLTPDGIVNAWLDRMLLPGRLHGVVFDPEGILCAISASALTLGGVIAGDFVKSWAEPSHTAASRLLLAGAAMLLGGWLCWKAGYPPIKSAWTTTFNLLAGGICTWIFVVFYLLVDFRPQSNWSFPLQVVGMNPLTIYMAEKVIPFPDISEFFFGGIARLSGIWGEVVIILGIILIEWILLWFLWKKRVFLRV; translated from the coding sequence ATGACGGCTTCCGGAAATCCTGCGCCGAGATTGCGCTCGCTCGATGCCTTGCGTGGTTTCGACATGCTGTGGATCGTGGGGCTTGCGGAGCTTGTTCATGCCCTGGCGAAGGTGCTGGGCTACGGCTGGCTCTTTTCCCTGTCCTTCCAGCTCGAGCATCCGCCGTGGGAAGGCCTGCGCGCCTACGATCTGATTTTCCCGCTGTTCATGTTCGCGTCGGGGATGTCGGTTCCTTACGCACTTTCTCCGAAGCTGGAGCGGGGCGAAACGAGATCGAAGCTGCTCTTGGGGGTTTGGCGGCGCGCGTTGCTGCTGGTGCTGCTCGGGATCATCTATAATGGCGGGCTGCAACTGGACTTCGGGAAACAGCGCTTCGCCAGCGTCCTGGGGCAGATCGGCTTGGCCTATGGGATTGCAGCCAGCATTTTCCTCTTCACCCGGACGTGGAAAGCCCGGGCCATTTGCTGCGGGTTGATTCTTGCGGGCATCGCCGCGCTGCAGCTTCTGTTTCCGGTGCCAGGTCACGGCGCGGGAGTGCTGACGCCGGACGGGATCGTGAATGCGTGGCTGGACCGCATGCTGTTGCCGGGCCGGCTCCATGGAGTGGTCTTTGATCCGGAAGGGATCCTCTGCGCGATTTCCGCTTCTGCGCTCACCTTGGGTGGTGTCATTGCGGGAGACTTCGTCAAAAGCTGGGCGGAACCCTCCCATACCGCTGCGAGCCGGTTGCTACTGGCCGGAGCGGCAATGCTTCTGGGCGGGTGGCTGTGCTGGAAGGCAGGCTATCCGCCGATCAAGTCTGCCTGGACCACGACTTTCAATCTGCTGGCGGGCGGGATCTGCACGTGGATTTTCGTGGTGTTTTACCTGCTGGTCGATTTCAGGCCGCAATCGAACTGGAGCTTCCCGCTGCAGGTGGTGGGGATGAATCCGCTGACCATTTACATGGCGGAGAAGGTGATTCCGTTTCCGGACATCTCGGAATTTTTCTTCGGGGGAATCGCGCGCTTGAGCGGGATCTGGGGAGAGGTGGTGATCATCCTGGGGATTATCCTGATCGAGTGGATCTTGCTGTGGTTCCTGTGGAAGAAGCGGGTGTTTTTGAGGGTTTGA
- a CDS encoding spermine synthase → MKITRTLASCRTPEGAPMVLHEHDGQHFLTIGGVQLMSTTAAASEQTMAELACASLPPKPRVLIGGLGFGFTLRRVLELTPPDATVEVAELLPEVVAWNREFLQHVNGRLLDDPRVRIHQGDVHELLGGKSRYHAILLDVDNSPDPLVQSGNARLYHRGGITRIREALHPKGRVVFWSANRDEQFARSLDRVFKRVECVSAKAYPQAKRFTHTLFVADRD, encoded by the coding sequence ATGAAAATCACGCGCACTCTGGCCAGTTGCCGCACGCCGGAGGGCGCTCCCATGGTCTTGCACGAACACGACGGCCAGCACTTCCTGACCATCGGCGGGGTGCAGTTGATGAGCACCACCGCCGCCGCCTCGGAGCAGACCATGGCGGAGCTCGCGTGCGCCTCACTGCCCCCAAAGCCCCGCGTGTTGATCGGCGGACTGGGCTTCGGCTTCACCCTGCGGCGGGTGCTCGAATTGACCCCACCCGACGCGACGGTCGAAGTCGCCGAACTCCTCCCGGAAGTTGTCGCGTGGAATCGCGAATTCCTCCAGCACGTGAACGGTCGCCTTCTCGATGATCCACGCGTCCGGATTCACCAGGGAGACGTCCACGAACTCCTGGGCGGCAAGTCCCGCTACCACGCCATCCTCCTGGATGTGGACAACAGCCCCGATCCTCTCGTCCAGAGCGGAAATGCCCGCCTCTACCATCGCGGCGGCATCACCCGCATCCGTGAAGCCCTGCACCCGAAGGGCCGCGTGGTTTTCTGGTCCGCCAATCGCGATGAGCAATTCGCCCGCTCGCTCGACCGCGTCTTCAAACGCGTCGAGTGCGTATCTGCCAAGGCCTACCCGCAGGCGAAGCGCTTCACTCACACCCTCTTCGTCGCGGATCGCGATTAA
- a CDS encoding zf-TFIIB domain-containing protein, with amino-acid sequence MKCTSCGGRLEGTMTFCPFCGVRQDVNLRQIHFRDLGTDASMPCPQCEIPLDVIEFDSEPKLKVERCNKCLGMFFNPGEIEALLESQTNPLVWIDTAQLTRIVADFGSGHRVIYRKCPMCAERMSHLNFGGQSGVILDRCGKHGVWVEGSELRRLMEWWRAGGKHIHQQREAQKAKQLYASGGAIEAAVSMSGSLEPEQENSWDKVEKGLSVAYVIGALAVQIFK; translated from the coding sequence GTGAAGTGCACAAGCTGCGGCGGACGTCTGGAAGGAACGATGACCTTCTGCCCGTTTTGCGGGGTGAGGCAGGACGTAAACCTCCGGCAGATCCATTTCCGCGATCTCGGCACGGATGCCTCCATGCCCTGCCCGCAGTGTGAGATCCCGCTTGATGTGATCGAGTTCGACAGCGAGCCAAAGCTGAAGGTCGAGCGCTGCAACAAGTGCCTCGGCATGTTCTTCAATCCGGGCGAGATCGAGGCCCTTTTGGAATCGCAGACCAACCCGCTGGTCTGGATCGATACCGCACAGTTGACCCGGATCGTCGCCGACTTCGGCAGCGGGCACCGCGTGATTTACCGCAAGTGTCCGATGTGCGCGGAGCGCATGAGCCACTTGAACTTCGGCGGCCAGAGCGGCGTCATCCTCGACCGCTGTGGCAAACACGGCGTATGGGTGGAAGGCAGCGAACTACGCCGCCTCATGGAATGGTGGCGCGCCGGCGGCAAACACATCCACCAGCAGCGCGAGGCACAAAAAGCAAAGCAACTCTACGCCTCGGGCGGTGCCATCGAAGCCGCCGTGTCCATGTCCGGAAGCCTGGAGCCCGAGCAGGAGAACTCCTGGGACAAAGTCGAGAAGGGACTCTCCGTCGCCTACGTCATCGGCGCGCTGGCCGTCCAAATCTTCAAGTAA
- a CDS encoding RNA polymerase sigma factor codes for MNDHDLIREFANNRSEQAFRRLVDRHCDLVYSVASRVTGNPDLARDVSQQVFSKLAARPKSIPDSLPLAAWFHRTTRSLAIDLVRSEQARKQREIAHSTSPVMNSEPAPDWSRLEPVIDALIDELPEIDRRAVVMRFYEKRSHGAIGAALGLSEDATRKRLDRALDRLRSLLAKRGIATSSAALATVLPAHAITPAPAGLSSSISSTALSSATLATVQTSTLIALMTHKATIAGASLLLLAGVTAVTIPKLGDNKQAAAQSASLTPSEKSAARSGPSSASPRAKAGKSDPETERLATKYGDSRTKLSAHVYGEFVGLLEDVVTVMNMAHKMDLGEEMAEEPEVIFGDHTGQLALTGEQQQKLAALQADAQKREHQKMEGMISTLKKDPSKFMEYLLAQDAVTRGELSQPDYESVLASLELPEEELDFSLNGDVEDNPLDDEIFVDELVKVLDEQQAELVRQLASERKGQKSEKKDEPSSLEQVEKQISAGRKMIGGALQLMEGMTDGGLAPDK; via the coding sequence ATGAATGACCACGATCTCATCCGCGAATTCGCGAACAACCGTTCGGAGCAAGCATTCCGGCGCCTCGTGGATCGGCACTGCGACCTCGTCTACAGCGTGGCCAGCCGCGTGACGGGAAATCCGGATCTGGCCCGCGACGTCTCCCAGCAGGTCTTTAGCAAGCTCGCCGCCCGGCCGAAGTCGATTCCCGACTCGCTCCCTCTCGCAGCTTGGTTTCACCGCACCACCCGGTCCCTAGCGATCGATCTCGTCCGCTCCGAGCAAGCCCGCAAGCAGCGCGAAATCGCCCACTCCACCTCGCCCGTGATGAACTCCGAACCCGCCCCCGATTGGTCACGCCTCGAACCGGTGATCGATGCCCTCATCGACGAGCTCCCGGAAATCGACCGCCGCGCCGTGGTGATGCGTTTCTACGAAAAGCGCTCCCATGGCGCGATCGGTGCCGCACTTGGCCTTTCCGAGGATGCCACCCGCAAGCGCCTTGACCGCGCGCTCGACCGCTTGCGCAGCCTGCTGGCGAAACGCGGCATCGCTACCAGTTCCGCCGCCTTGGCCACCGTGCTCCCGGCCCACGCGATCACCCCTGCCCCGGCCGGGCTTTCCTCCTCGATTTCCTCCACCGCCCTTTCCTCTGCCACCCTCGCCACTGTCCAAACCTCAACCTTGATCGCTCTCATGACCCATAAAGCAACCATTGCCGGGGCTTCCCTCCTGCTTCTCGCCGGAGTGACTGCCGTCACCATCCCGAAGCTCGGCGACAACAAACAAGCCGCTGCCCAAAGCGCCTCGCTGACACCTTCGGAAAAATCCGCCGCCCGCTCCGGTCCTTCCTCCGCATCGCCACGGGCCAAGGCTGGCAAGTCCGATCCGGAAACCGAACGCCTCGCCACCAAATACGGCGACTCTCGTACCAAGCTCTCCGCCCACGTCTACGGCGAGTTCGTCGGCCTCCTGGAAGACGTCGTTACCGTCATGAACATGGCCCACAAGATGGACCTCGGCGAAGAGATGGCGGAGGAGCCCGAGGTCATCTTCGGGGATCACACCGGACAACTCGCCCTGACCGGGGAACAACAACAGAAGCTCGCCGCGCTTCAAGCGGATGCCCAGAAGCGGGAGCACCAGAAGATGGAGGGAATGATCTCCACCCTGAAGAAGGATCCTTCCAAGTTCATGGAATATCTTCTCGCTCAGGACGCCGTGACCCGCGGTGAACTCAGCCAGCCGGACTACGAAAGCGTCCTTGCCTCTCTGGAACTGCCGGAGGAAGAACTCGATTTCTCCCTGAACGGGGACGTCGAAGACAATCCCCTCGATGACGAGATCTTCGTCGATGAACTGGTAAAGGTCCTCGATGAACAGCAGGCCGAACTCGTCCGCCAGCTCGCGTCGGAACGGAAGGGGCAGAAGTCCGAGAAGAAAGACGAGCCGTCGAGCTTGGAACAGGTCGAAAAGCAGATCAGCGCCGGTCGGAAAATGATCGGCGGAGCCCTGCAACTCATGGAAGGCATGACCGATGGCGGCTTGGCTCCAGACAAGTAA
- a CDS encoding DEAD/DEAH box helicase, translating to MILLDPAKLSNPTSNDEILSVFLDYLIETEVEPYDHQEQAILELFAGNNVILNTPTGSGKSLVALAMHFRAICQNRRSYYTVPIKALANEKFLSLCHVFGPEKVGMITGDATVNPGAPVICCTAEILANLALREGSQAQVDDVIMDEFHYYSDQSRGFAWQVPLLTLPQARFLLMSATIGETAFFEETLTKLTGAPTTLVKSEQRPVPLEFLYSETPLEEKVAELVEDGKAPIYLVHFTQLACAQTAQNLMSSNFCTKEEKQHIAELLHDANFRSPYGKEVSKLLRHGIGIHHAGLLPKYRILVEKLTQRGLLKVICGTDTLGVGVNVPIRTVLFTQLFKFDGSSTKTLAVRDFKQIAGRAGRRGFDTSGTVVAQAPEHVIENLRLEKKAASSGKKSFVKRKPPEKGFVNWDEKGYRRLIDAPPEKLVSSFQVQHSMLLNVLSRTHEDGCEALRKIIKDSHEPPAKKKAHKKRAFQIFRGMVEGNILRIIPPTDRRGPAKVALNVELQEDFSMNQALGLYLLDAIPKLDRESPDYALNVMSLVESILENPEVVLRRQVDLLKGELIAQLKDDGVSYEERMERLEEVAWPKPGKDFIYDTYNAFVAERPWMKEAAVRPKSIAREMFEHWQSFEDYVKTYGLEKSEAVLLRHLSEVYKVLSQTVPPMAKTEELVEAEEYLEDILRSVDSSLLDEWEKLKNPEYVPEAEKPIEERRKVPYTRNRPALTRALRNAVFTLIKGFAEENTAAILSQVEPNDSAGSPWTTARIEALLDDYFADHGRIRLDPEARAAKHLRIDDNETRKWQVEQVIVDADELNDWSLKLIVDLDRSDHELRPVLVLEGLQAIG from the coding sequence ATGATCCTGCTCGACCCCGCGAAGCTCTCCAATCCGACCTCTAACGACGAGATCCTCAGCGTCTTCCTCGACTATCTGATCGAGACCGAAGTCGAGCCGTATGATCACCAGGAACAGGCCATCCTCGAGCTCTTCGCGGGGAACAACGTGATCCTCAACACCCCGACCGGTTCGGGGAAATCCTTGGTGGCCTTGGCGATGCACTTCCGTGCCATCTGCCAGAACCGCCGGTCCTACTACACCGTGCCGATCAAGGCGTTGGCGAACGAGAAATTCCTCTCGCTCTGCCACGTCTTCGGCCCGGAAAAAGTCGGCATGATCACGGGCGATGCCACGGTGAACCCGGGCGCGCCGGTGATCTGTTGCACGGCGGAGATCCTCGCCAATCTGGCCCTGAGAGAAGGGTCACAGGCCCAGGTGGACGATGTGATCATGGACGAGTTCCATTATTACTCGGACCAATCGCGTGGTTTCGCCTGGCAGGTTCCCCTGCTCACCTTGCCACAGGCTCGATTTCTCCTGATGTCTGCCACCATCGGCGAGACAGCTTTCTTCGAGGAGACCCTCACCAAGCTCACGGGGGCCCCGACCACTCTGGTAAAGTCCGAGCAGCGCCCGGTGCCGCTGGAGTTTCTCTACAGCGAGACACCATTGGAAGAGAAGGTCGCGGAGCTGGTGGAAGACGGGAAGGCTCCCATCTATCTGGTCCATTTCACCCAGCTCGCCTGCGCACAGACCGCGCAGAACCTGATGAGCTCCAACTTCTGCACGAAGGAGGAGAAGCAGCACATCGCGGAGTTGCTGCACGACGCGAACTTCCGCAGCCCCTACGGCAAGGAAGTCTCCAAATTGCTGCGCCACGGGATCGGCATCCACCATGCCGGCTTGCTGCCGAAGTATCGGATCCTCGTCGAGAAGCTCACCCAGCGCGGCCTGCTCAAGGTGATCTGCGGCACCGACACGCTGGGCGTGGGCGTGAATGTCCCGATCCGTACCGTCCTTTTCACGCAGCTCTTCAAGTTCGACGGTAGCAGCACGAAGACACTCGCGGTCCGCGATTTCAAGCAGATCGCCGGACGAGCCGGTCGCCGCGGCTTCGACACCAGCGGCACCGTAGTTGCACAGGCGCCGGAGCACGTGATCGAAAATCTGCGGCTGGAGAAGAAGGCTGCATCCTCAGGCAAGAAGAGCTTCGTAAAGCGCAAGCCACCGGAGAAGGGCTTCGTGAATTGGGACGAGAAAGGCTATCGCCGTTTGATCGATGCGCCGCCCGAAAAACTCGTCTCCAGCTTCCAGGTGCAGCACTCGATGCTCCTCAATGTGCTCAGCCGCACGCATGAGGATGGCTGCGAGGCCCTGCGCAAGATCATCAAGGACAGCCACGAACCTCCCGCGAAGAAGAAGGCGCACAAGAAACGCGCCTTCCAAATTTTCCGCGGGATGGTGGAAGGAAACATCCTCCGCATCATCCCGCCCACGGATCGCCGCGGACCGGCGAAGGTCGCTCTCAATGTGGAGCTGCAGGAAGATTTTTCGATGAACCAGGCGCTCGGGCTCTATCTGCTCGATGCGATTCCGAAGCTCGACCGCGAGTCCCCCGACTACGCGCTGAACGTGATGTCCTTGGTGGAATCGATCCTGGAAAATCCAGAGGTCGTCCTGCGCCGCCAAGTCGATCTCTTGAAGGGGGAACTGATCGCCCAGCTAAAGGACGATGGCGTCTCCTACGAAGAACGCATGGAGCGCTTGGAAGAAGTGGCGTGGCCCAAGCCCGGCAAGGATTTCATCTACGATACCTACAACGCCTTCGTGGCCGAGCGGCCATGGATGAAGGAAGCAGCGGTGCGCCCGAAGTCGATCGCCCGCGAGATGTTCGAGCACTGGCAGTCATTCGAGGACTATGTGAAGACCTACGGCTTGGAGAAGAGCGAGGCCGTCCTGCTTCGCCATCTCTCCGAAGTCTACAAGGTGCTCTCCCAAACGGTGCCGCCGATGGCGAAGACCGAGGAGTTGGTCGAAGCGGAGGAATACCTTGAGGACATTCTCCGGAGCGTGGACTCCAGCTTGCTCGATGAATGGGAGAAGCTGAAGAACCCGGAGTATGTCCCGGAGGCGGAGAAGCCGATCGAGGAGCGCAGGAAGGTGCCCTACACCCGGAATCGTCCGGCGCTGACACGTGCCCTGAGAAATGCGGTCTTCACTTTGATCAAGGGCTTCGCCGAAGAAAACACCGCGGCAATCCTTTCACAGGTCGAACCGAACGATTCCGCCGGCAGCCCTTGGACCACGGCGAGGATCGAAGCCTTGCTCGATGATTATTTCGCGGATCACGGGCGCATCCGGCTCGATCCCGAGGCACGTGCCGCGAAGCACCTGCGAATCGATGACAACGAAACCCGCAAGTGGCAGGTCGAACAAGTCATCGTGGACGCGGACGAGCTGAATGATTGGTCTCTTAAGCTCATTGTGGATTTGGACCGCAGCGATCACGAACTGCGGCCCGTGCTCGTTTTGGAAGGGCTGCAAGCCATTGGTTAG
- a CDS encoding glycerophosphodiester phosphodiesterase, which produces MKLRLSAVLLLAALLSQPSFAQEKKPFHFAHRGGAYEFEENTLFAFRSSYDKGIRGFETDIRMTKDGQLVILHDDSLDRTHNGKGPVENLDSEAAKGITSKKQNEPLLFLATLLDFLADKPGLYVEFEMKTSNKTLYPDDKIEDYTKKVYEQITARKPANSTWVFTSFDQRPLKAIKKINPDAEIMLIKGGPLDKELMEAAKGIGSHRIACKMEGTTRLSVQEAQKQGFIVTGWPGHDLNDYFLGLGLGVNAICSDVPVMFQEYIDSKKP; this is translated from the coding sequence ATGAAACTCCGTCTTTCCGCAGTGCTCTTGCTCGCTGCCCTGCTTTCCCAGCCTTCTTTCGCCCAAGAGAAGAAACCCTTCCACTTCGCTCATCGCGGCGGCGCCTACGAGTTCGAGGAGAACACGCTCTTCGCATTCCGCAGCAGCTACGACAAGGGCATCCGTGGCTTTGAGACGGACATCCGCATGACCAAGGATGGCCAGCTGGTGATTCTTCACGACGACTCGCTGGACCGCACTCACAACGGCAAGGGACCAGTGGAGAATCTGGATTCCGAAGCAGCCAAGGGTATCACTTCCAAGAAGCAGAACGAACCACTCCTCTTCCTAGCCACTCTTCTTGATTTTCTGGCCGACAAGCCCGGCCTCTACGTCGAGTTCGAGATGAAGACGAGCAACAAGACGCTCTACCCGGACGACAAGATCGAGGACTACACCAAGAAAGTTTACGAACAGATCACCGCAAGGAAGCCCGCGAATTCCACATGGGTCTTCACCTCCTTCGACCAACGCCCGCTGAAGGCGATCAAGAAGATCAACCCGGATGCAGAGATCATGCTCATCAAGGGCGGCCCGCTGGACAAGGAGTTGATGGAGGCAGCCAAAGGCATCGGTTCGCACCGGATCGCCTGCAAGATGGAAGGAACGACCCGCCTCTCCGTGCAAGAAGCACAGAAGCAGGGCTTCATCGTCACCGGTTGGCCCGGCCACGATCTCAATGACTACTTCTTGGGCCTCGGCTTGGGAGTGAACGCGATTTGCAGCGATGTGCCGGTGATGTTCCAGGAATACATCGACAGCAAGAAGCCCTGA